One genomic segment of Streptomyces liangshanensis includes these proteins:
- a CDS encoding aspartate-semialdehyde dehydrogenase, giving the protein MKVGIVGATGQVGTVMLRILAERNFPVTELRLFASARSAGSTLDWRGEPVTVEDSGTADWSGLDIVIFSAGGSTSKALAEKVAAQGAVVIDNSSAWRRDPQVPLVVSEVNPHAIKDRPKGIIANPNCTTMAAMPVLRPLHDEAGLAALVATTYQAVSGSGLAGVAELHEQAKRVVADADRLTHDGGAVEFPAPAVYQRPIAFNVVPLAGNLVDDGSFETDEEQKLRNESRKILEIPELKVSGTCVRVPVFSGHSLQVNVRFDRPISVERAYELLKDAPGVELSDIPTPLQAAGKDASFVGRIRVDETVENGLALFVSNDNLRKGAALNAVQIAELVAAELTG; this is encoded by the coding sequence GTGAAGGTCGGAATCGTCGGAGCCACCGGTCAGGTCGGCACAGTCATGCTCAGGATCCTGGCCGAGCGGAACTTCCCGGTCACCGAGCTGCGGCTCTTCGCCTCCGCCCGGTCCGCGGGGTCCACCCTCGACTGGCGGGGCGAGCCGGTCACGGTGGAGGACTCGGGCACGGCGGACTGGTCGGGTCTCGACATCGTGATCTTCTCCGCCGGGGGGTCGACGTCGAAGGCGCTGGCCGAGAAGGTCGCCGCCCAGGGCGCCGTCGTGATCGACAACTCGTCCGCGTGGCGGCGTGACCCGCAGGTCCCGCTGGTCGTCTCCGAGGTCAACCCGCACGCGATCAAGGACCGCCCCAAGGGCATCATCGCGAACCCGAACTGCACCACGATGGCCGCCATGCCCGTGCTGCGCCCGCTGCACGACGAGGCGGGGCTCGCCGCGCTGGTCGCCACCACCTACCAGGCGGTCTCCGGGTCGGGGCTGGCCGGGGTCGCGGAGCTGCACGAGCAGGCGAAGCGGGTCGTCGCCGACGCGGACAGGCTGACGCACGACGGCGGGGCGGTCGAGTTTCCCGCGCCGGCCGTCTACCAGCGCCCCATCGCCTTCAACGTGGTGCCGCTCGCGGGCAACCTCGTGGACGACGGCTCCTTCGAGACCGACGAGGAGCAGAAGCTCCGCAACGAGTCCCGCAAGATCCTGGAGATCCCGGAGCTGAAGGTGTCCGGGACGTGCGTACGGGTGCCGGTGTTCTCCGGGCACTCACTCCAGGTGAACGTGCGCTTCGACCGCCCGATCAGCGTGGAGCGGGCGTACGAGCTGCTCAAGGACGCGCCGGGCGTCGAGCTGTCGGACATCCCGACCCCGCTCCAGGCGGCCGGGAAGGACGCGTCCTTCGTGGGGCGCATCCGGGTCGACGAGACGGTCGAGAACGGCCTGGCGCTGTTCGTCTCCAACGACAACCTCCGCAAGGGCGCGGCCCTGAACGCGGTCCAGATCGCGGAGCTGGTCGCAGCGGAACTCACGGGCTGA
- the pepN gene encoding aminopeptidase N encodes MPGTNLTREEAQLRARLLTVDSYAIDLDLSGAQEGGTYRSVTTVRFDSAEAGAETFIDLVAPAVHEVVLNGTPLDAAAVFKDSRIALPGLLEGPNDLTVVAECAYTNTGEGLHRFVDPVDEQAYLYTQFEVPDARRVFASFEQPDLKATFQFSVRAPEGWTVISNSPTPEPKDNLWHFAPTPRISTYITALIAGPYHAVHSTYEKDGQSVPLGIYCRPSLAEFLDADAIFEVTRQGFAWFQEKFDYDYPFAKYDQLFVPEFNAGAMENAGAVTIRDQYVFRSKVTDAAYETRAETILHELAHMWFGDLVTMEWWNDLWLNESFATYTSIACQADAPGSRWPQSWTTFANSMKTWAYRQDQLPSTHPIMADIRDLDDVLVNFDGITYAKGASVLKQLVAYVGQDEFFRGVQAYFKAHAFGNSRLSDLLGALEETSGRDLKSWSKAWLETAGINILRPEITLDASGHVASFFVTQEAPALPAGAKGEPVLRPHRIAIGCYDLDANGKLVRTSRIELDVDGERTEVPFPQNTPRPAVVLLNDDDLSYAKVRLDEESLRVVTAHLGDFAESLPRALSWASAWDMTRDGELATRDYLALVLSGISKETDIGVVQSLHRQVKLALDLYAAPVWRETGLTQWTEATLAHLRAAEPGSDHQLAWARAFASTARTPQQLDLLQGLLDGTETVEGLAVDTDLRWAFVQRLAAVGVHDTEEIAAEYERDKTSAGEQHAAAARAARPTAEAKAEAWASVVESDKLPNSLQEAVIGGFVQTDQRELLAPYTEKYFAAVAEVWESRSHEMAQQVAVGLYPSLQVSRETLDATDAWLASAGPNAALRRLISESRAGVERALRAQQADAAAAPSA; translated from the coding sequence GTGCCTGGCACAAATCTGACCCGCGAGGAGGCGCAGCTGCGTGCGCGCCTGCTCACCGTGGACTCGTACGCGATCGACCTCGACCTGAGCGGGGCCCAGGAGGGCGGTACCTACCGGTCCGTGACCACGGTCCGCTTCGACAGCGCCGAGGCCGGGGCAGAGACCTTCATCGACCTGGTGGCGCCCGCCGTCCACGAGGTCGTCCTCAACGGCACCCCGCTGGACGCCGCCGCCGTCTTCAAGGACTCGCGGATCGCGCTGCCCGGCCTGCTGGAGGGTCCGAACGACCTGACGGTCGTCGCGGAGTGCGCGTACACCAACACCGGCGAGGGGCTGCACCGGTTCGTCGACCCGGTCGACGAGCAGGCCTACCTGTACACGCAGTTCGAGGTCCCGGACGCCCGGCGGGTGTTCGCGTCGTTCGAGCAGCCGGACCTCAAGGCGACGTTCCAGTTCTCCGTGCGGGCCCCCGAGGGCTGGACGGTCATCTCCAACTCGCCGACGCCGGAGCCGAAGGACAACCTCTGGCACTTCGCGCCGACGCCGCGCATCTCGACGTACATCACGGCCCTGATCGCCGGTCCGTACCACGCGGTGCACAGCACGTACGAGAAGGACGGCCAGTCGGTGCCGCTGGGCATCTACTGCCGGCCGTCGCTGGCGGAGTTCCTGGACGCGGACGCGATCTTCGAGGTCACCCGGCAGGGATTCGCCTGGTTCCAGGAGAAGTTCGACTACGACTACCCCTTCGCCAAGTACGACCAGCTGTTCGTCCCGGAGTTCAACGCGGGCGCGATGGAGAACGCGGGCGCGGTGACCATCCGCGACCAGTACGTGTTCCGCTCGAAGGTCACGGACGCGGCGTACGAGACGCGCGCCGAGACGATCCTGCACGAGCTGGCGCACATGTGGTTCGGCGACCTGGTCACCATGGAGTGGTGGAATGACCTCTGGCTGAACGAGTCGTTCGCCACGTACACCTCGATCGCCTGCCAGGCCGACGCGCCCGGCTCCCGGTGGCCGCAGTCGTGGACGACGTTCGCCAACTCCATGAAGACCTGGGCCTACCGCCAGGACCAGCTGCCCTCCACGCACCCGATCATGGCGGACATCCGCGACCTGGACGACGTGCTGGTCAACTTCGACGGCATCACGTACGCCAAGGGCGCGTCGGTGCTCAAGCAGCTCGTCGCGTACGTCGGCCAGGACGAGTTCTTCCGGGGCGTGCAGGCGTACTTCAAGGCGCACGCCTTCGGGAACTCGCGCCTCTCCGACCTGCTGGGCGCGCTGGAGGAGACCTCCGGGCGTGACCTCAAGTCCTGGTCGAAGGCGTGGCTGGAGACGGCCGGGATCAACATCCTGCGCCCGGAGATCACCCTCGACGCGTCGGGGCACGTGGCGTCGTTCTTCGTCACGCAGGAGGCGCCCGCGCTGCCCGCCGGCGCCAAGGGCGAGCCCGTCCTGCGGCCGCACCGCATCGCGATCGGCTGCTACGACCTGGACGCGAACGGCAAGCTGGTCCGTACGAGCCGGATCGAGCTGGACGTCGACGGCGAGCGCACGGAGGTGCCGTTCCCGCAGAACACCCCGCGTCCGGCGGTCGTCCTGCTCAACGACGACGACCTGTCGTACGCGAAGGTCCGCCTCGACGAGGAGTCGCTGCGGGTCGTCACCGCGCACCTGGGCGACTTCGCCGAGTCGCTGCCGCGCGCCCTGTCCTGGGCCTCCGCGTGGGACATGACGCGGGACGGCGAGCTGGCGACGCGCGACTACCTGGCGCTGGTGCTGTCCGGGATCTCCAAGGAGACGGACATCGGCGTCGTGCAGTCGCTGCACCGCCAGGTGAAGCTGGCGCTCGACCTGTACGCGGCGCCGGTGTGGCGCGAGACGGGCCTGACGCAGTGGACGGAGGCGACGCTCGCGCACCTGCGGGCGGCGGAGCCGGGCAGCGACCACCAGCTGGCGTGGGCGCGGGCGTTCGCGTCGACCGCCCGTACGCCGCAGCAGCTGGACCTGCTCCAGGGGCTGCTGGACGGTACGGAGACGGTCGAGGGCCTGGCCGTGGACACGGACCTGCGCTGGGCGTTCGTGCAGCGGCTCGCGGCGGTCGGGGTGCACGACACCGAGGAGATCGCGGCGGAGTACGAGCGCGACAAGACCTCGGCGGGCGAGCAGCACGCGGCGGCGGCACGCGCGGCGCGGCCGACGGCCGAGGCGAAGGCCGAGGCGTGGGCGTCGGTCGTGGAGAGCGACAAGCTCCCGAACTCCCTCCAGGAGGCGGTGATCGGCGGCTTCGTCCAGACCGACCAGCGCGAGCTGCTCGCGCCGTACACGGAGAAGTACTTCGCGGCGGTCGCGGAGGTGTGGGAGTCCCGCTCGCACGAGATGGCGCAGCAGGTGGCGGTGGGCCTGTACCCGTCGCTCCAGGTCTCGCGGGAGACGCTGGACGCGACGGACGCGTGGCTGGCGTCAGCGGGCCCGAACGCGGCCCTGCGCCGCCTGATCTCGGAGTCGCGCGCGGGCGTGGAGCGCGCCCTGCGAGCCCAGCAGGCGGACGCGGCGGCGGCGCCGTCGGCGTAG
- a CDS encoding RNA polymerase sigma factor gives MRIRRSPGAAADPLDEVQAGRVRAVLALGGVPQADLPDGLQQVRLRLLERRARGQEPPRDVGAWAAVVASNLAADWHRTHHRQERVSARLTLLSAPDAGVQGGPESGLLAMAVAEALDGLPEAQRQVLVLRYYADLSVPRIAEELGIPVGTVKSRLFAAAKLMRERLRLEEVV, from the coding sequence GTGCGGATCAGGAGATCCCCGGGTGCGGCGGCGGATCCGCTGGACGAGGTCCAGGCCGGCCGGGTGCGCGCGGTGCTCGCGCTCGGGGGCGTACCGCAGGCGGACCTGCCGGACGGCTTGCAGCAGGTACGGCTGCGGCTGCTGGAGCGCCGGGCGCGCGGCCAGGAGCCGCCGCGCGACGTCGGCGCGTGGGCGGCCGTGGTCGCGTCGAACCTCGCGGCGGACTGGCACCGCACCCACCACCGGCAGGAGCGGGTCAGCGCCCGGCTCACCCTGCTGAGCGCCCCGGACGCGGGGGTCCAGGGCGGCCCGGAGAGCGGCCTGCTGGCCATGGCCGTCGCCGAGGCGCTCGACGGGCTGCCCGAGGCGCAGCGGCAGGTGCTCGTCCTGCGCTACTACGCGGACCTGTCGGTGCCGCGGATCGCCGAGGAGCTGGGGATCCCGGTGGGCACGGTCAAGAGCCGGCTGTTCGCGGCGGCGAAGCTGATGCGGGAGCGCCTTCGACTGGAAGAGGTGGTGTGA